The Streptomyces spororaveus genome includes a region encoding these proteins:
- the nadC gene encoding carboxylating nicotinate-nucleotide diphosphorylase: MSTPELPLIDQNDGGCGDDCACGDGEESGLDPALAQLLADAGLDPIEVEDIAHMALSEDLDGGVDVTTVATVPEEAEAVADFVARESGVVAGLRIAEAVFSVVCTEAFEVERHAEDGDTVEAGQLLLSVRSRTRDLLTAERSALNIMCRLSGIATATRRWADVLEGTSAKVRDTRKTTPGLRALEKYAVRCGGGVNHRMSLADAALVKDNHVVAAGGVAQAFKAVREAFPEVPIEVEVDTLEQIGEVLEAGADLILLDNFTVGQTAEAVALVAGRAVLESSGRLTLDTARAYAETGVDYLAVGALTHSSPILDIGLDLREAV, encoded by the coding sequence GTGAGCACCCCCGAACTTCCCCTGATCGACCAGAACGACGGCGGCTGCGGCGACGACTGCGCCTGCGGCGACGGCGAGGAGAGCGGCCTGGACCCGGCGCTGGCGCAGCTGCTGGCGGACGCGGGCCTGGACCCGATCGAGGTCGAGGACATCGCGCACATGGCGCTGTCCGAGGACCTGGACGGGGGCGTGGACGTGACGACCGTCGCGACCGTGCCGGAGGAGGCCGAGGCCGTCGCCGACTTCGTCGCGCGCGAGAGCGGTGTCGTGGCCGGTCTGCGGATCGCCGAGGCCGTGTTCTCCGTGGTGTGCACGGAGGCCTTCGAGGTGGAGCGGCACGCGGAGGACGGCGACACCGTCGAGGCCGGGCAGCTGCTGCTGTCCGTGCGCTCGCGCACGCGTGACCTGCTCACGGCGGAGCGCAGCGCGCTGAACATCATGTGCCGCCTGTCGGGCATCGCGACGGCCACCCGCCGCTGGGCCGACGTGCTGGAGGGCACCTCGGCGAAGGTCCGCGACACCCGCAAGACCACGCCGGGCCTGCGCGCGCTGGAGAAGTACGCGGTGCGCTGCGGCGGCGGCGTCAACCACCGGATGTCGCTGGCGGACGCGGCGCTGGTCAAGGACAACCACGTGGTGGCGGCGGGCGGTGTCGCCCAGGCCTTCAAGGCCGTGCGCGAGGCCTTCCCCGAGGTCCCGATCGAGGTCGAGGTCGACACGCTGGAGCAGATCGGCGAGGTCCTGGAGGCCGGCGCCGACCTGATCCTGCTGGACAACTTCACGGTCGGGCAGACCGCCGAGGCCGTGGCCCTGGTGGCCGGCCGCGCGGTGCTGGAGTCCTCGGGCCGCCTGACCCTGGACACCGCCCGCGCGTACGCGGAGACCGGCGTGGACTACCTGGCGGTCGGCGCGCTGACCCACTCCTCGCCGATCCTGGACATCGGGCTCGATCTGCGCGAGGCGGTGTAA
- a CDS encoding type III pantothenate kinase, producing MLLTIDVGNTHTVLGLFDGDEIVEHWRISTDPQRTADEMAVLLQGLMGMHPMLGSELGDGIHGIAICSAVPSVLHELREVTRRYYGDVPAVIVEPGTKTGVPILMDNPKEVGADRIVNAVAVVELYGGPAIVVDLGTATTFDAVSAKGEYVGGVISPGIEISMDALGVRGAQLRKIELARPRNVIGKSTVEAMQSGVVYGFAGQVDGVVTRMAKELAGPHGDPDDVRVIATGGLAPMVLGESSVIDDHEPWLTLIGLRLVYQRNAPSFD from the coding sequence GTGCTCCTCACCATCGACGTGGGCAACACCCACACGGTCCTGGGCCTGTTCGACGGTGACGAGATCGTCGAGCACTGGCGGATCTCGACCGACCCGCAGCGCACGGCCGACGAGATGGCGGTGCTGTTGCAGGGGCTGATGGGCATGCACCCGATGCTCGGCAGCGAGCTCGGAGACGGGATCCACGGCATCGCGATCTGCTCGGCGGTGCCGTCGGTCCTGCACGAGCTGCGGGAGGTGACCCGCCGCTACTACGGCGACGTGCCCGCGGTGATCGTGGAGCCGGGCACCAAGACGGGCGTGCCGATCCTCATGGACAACCCGAAGGAGGTCGGCGCGGACCGCATCGTGAACGCGGTCGCGGTGGTCGAGCTCTACGGGGGCCCGGCGATCGTGGTCGACCTCGGTACGGCGACCACCTTCGACGCGGTGTCCGCGAAGGGCGAGTACGTGGGCGGGGTGATCTCCCCGGGCATCGAGATCTCGATGGACGCGCTCGGCGTACGGGGTGCCCAGCTGCGGAAGATCGAGCTGGCCCGGCCGCGCAACGTGATCGGGAAGTCCACGGTCGAGGCGATGCAGTCGGGCGTGGTCTACGGCTTCGCGGGGCAGGTCGACGGGGTCGTGACCCGGATGGCGAAGGAGCTGGCCGGACCGCACGGCGACCCGGACGACGTGCGGGTCATCGCCACCGGCGGGCTCGCGCCGATGGTGCTGGGCGAGTCCTCGGTGATCGACGACCACGAGCCGTGGCTGACGCTGATCGGGCTGCGGCTCGTGTACCAGCGCAACGCGCCGAGTTTCGACTAG
- a CDS encoding DUF5937 family protein, whose amino-acid sequence MSVTIDIAGLPTERITFAPSPLAELCMALHALSQPAHHPALSSWTTATAASLDPCLADRLLEADFMWRSSFSDIFMPFAGLPGGTGQPAATLAEALDVLDRLDDERFVRAALEQCWLALYNEGGPSSSPLANPAARAKALETAAARGPRQLDFSMRLLDDTAAVRVWMRRLLEDCDEAFFAETWKRVEPGQSADARHKTEVLRRKGLPTVLKEVSAALSVDEGATTITADKMVNGSTTATDPRIGAGLVFVPTNFGWPHLLVLHAPGWRPVVHYPLGTPELASEPGSVELLQRRMEALAHPMRMMLCRSLARAPFTTSELATVYGITAPEVSRHLAVLRRAGLMHTRRQGRYAQHQLNLPAVARIGSDFIEGVLR is encoded by the coding sequence ATGAGCGTCACGATCGACATCGCAGGCCTGCCCACCGAGCGGATCACTTTCGCGCCCTCCCCGCTCGCCGAGCTCTGCATGGCCCTGCACGCGCTCTCCCAGCCCGCGCACCACCCCGCGCTGAGCTCGTGGACCACCGCCACCGCCGCCTCGCTCGATCCGTGCCTCGCGGACCGGCTGCTGGAGGCCGACTTCATGTGGCGGAGCTCCTTCTCCGACATCTTCATGCCCTTCGCCGGGCTGCCCGGCGGAACCGGGCAGCCGGCCGCGACCCTGGCCGAGGCGCTGGACGTCCTCGACCGGCTGGACGACGAGCGGTTCGTGCGGGCCGCTCTGGAGCAGTGCTGGCTGGCGCTCTACAACGAGGGCGGCCCGTCCTCCTCACCGCTGGCGAACCCGGCGGCGCGGGCCAAGGCGCTGGAGACGGCCGCCGCCCGCGGCCCGCGCCAGCTGGACTTCTCCATGCGGCTCCTGGACGACACGGCGGCCGTACGGGTGTGGATGCGGCGCCTCCTGGAGGACTGCGACGAGGCCTTCTTCGCCGAGACGTGGAAGCGCGTCGAGCCCGGGCAGAGCGCCGACGCCCGGCACAAGACCGAGGTGCTGCGCCGCAAGGGGCTGCCGACCGTGCTGAAGGAGGTCTCGGCGGCGCTGAGCGTCGACGAGGGCGCCACCACCATCACCGCCGACAAGATGGTCAACGGGTCGACGACGGCGACCGATCCCCGAATAGGCGCCGGCCTGGTCTTCGTGCCGACCAACTTCGGCTGGCCGCATCTGCTGGTGCTGCACGCGCCGGGCTGGCGGCCGGTGGTCCACTATCCGCTCGGCACCCCCGAACTGGCCTCCGAGCCCGGCTCGGTGGAGCTGCTCCAGCGGCGGATGGAGGCGCTGGCGCATCCGATGCGGATGATGCTGTGCCGGAGTCTGGCGCGGGCCCCGTTCACGACGAGCGAGCTGGCGACCGTGTACGGGATCACCGCGCCGGAGGTGTCGCGGCATCTGGCGGTCCTGAGGAGGGCCGGCCTGATGCACACGCGCCGTCAGGGCCGGTACGCACAGCACCAGTTGAACCTGCCGGCGGTCGCACGTATCGGTTCGGACTTCATCGAGGGCGTCCTCCGCTAG
- a CDS encoding L-aspartate oxidase, translating to MSTPGRGIPSGGAGAGTGIRLHAPAPGWSLDADVVVVGSGVAGLTAALRCAAGGRRTVVVTKARLDDGSTRWAQGGIAAALGEGDTPEQHLDDTLVAGAGLCDEEAVRLLVTEGPDAVRRLMATGAVFDTSTETGEIELTREGGHHRRRIAHAGGDATGAEISRALVEAVQAAGIETVENALVLDLLQDAQGRTAGVTLHVMGEGQHDGVGAVHAPAVILATGGMGQVFSATTNPSVSTGDGVALALRAGAEVSDLEFVQFHPTVLFLGPDAEGQQPLVSEAVRGEGAYLVDADGVRFMQGQHELAELAPRDIVAKGIMRRMQEQGAQHMYLDARHFGAQMWEQRFPTILAACRSHGIDPVSEPIPVAPAAHYASGGVRTDLHGRTTVPGLYACGEVACTGVHGANRLASNSLLEGLVFAERIAEDIVAEGAAGSGPGIPVPATGPLQPAGARYEVQRIMTQGAGVLRSADSLSAAADALEALYATALNDLEAHGKTAEPGVDTWEATNLLCVARVLVAAAQRRVETRGCHWREDHPERDDAHWRRHLVVRLSATEKRALVVVPTDSADFPSVHPLSTPSLEQ from the coding sequence GTGAGCACCCCAGGCAGAGGCATTCCGTCGGGCGGGGCAGGCGCGGGCACCGGTATACGGCTGCACGCACCGGCCCCCGGCTGGTCCCTCGACGCCGACGTCGTGGTCGTCGGTTCCGGCGTGGCGGGTCTGACCGCCGCGCTGCGCTGCGCCGCCGGGGGCCGCCGTACCGTCGTGGTCACCAAGGCCCGGCTCGACGACGGCTCCACCCGCTGGGCCCAGGGCGGCATCGCCGCGGCCCTCGGCGAGGGCGACACCCCGGAGCAGCACCTCGACGACACCCTGGTCGCCGGGGCGGGCCTGTGCGACGAGGAGGCCGTCCGGCTGCTCGTCACCGAGGGCCCCGACGCGGTACGGCGGCTGATGGCCACCGGCGCGGTCTTCGACACCTCCACGGAGACCGGCGAGATAGAACTGACCCGCGAGGGCGGACACCACCGCCGCCGGATCGCGCACGCGGGCGGCGACGCCACCGGCGCCGAGATCTCGCGGGCGCTCGTCGAGGCCGTGCAGGCCGCGGGCATCGAGACCGTGGAGAACGCCCTCGTACTGGACCTGCTGCAGGACGCGCAGGGCCGTACGGCCGGTGTCACCCTGCACGTCATGGGCGAGGGCCAGCACGACGGGGTCGGCGCCGTGCACGCGCCCGCCGTGATCCTCGCGACCGGCGGCATGGGCCAGGTCTTCTCGGCGACCACCAACCCGTCGGTGTCCACCGGCGACGGCGTGGCGCTCGCGCTGCGGGCCGGCGCGGAGGTCTCCGACCTGGAGTTCGTGCAGTTCCACCCGACGGTGCTCTTCCTCGGCCCGGACGCCGAGGGCCAGCAGCCGCTGGTGTCGGAGGCGGTCCGGGGCGAGGGCGCGTACCTCGTCGACGCGGACGGCGTGCGCTTCATGCAGGGGCAGCACGAGCTGGCCGAGCTGGCGCCGCGCGACATCGTTGCCAAGGGCATCATGCGCCGCATGCAGGAGCAGGGCGCGCAGCACATGTACCTCGACGCCCGGCACTTCGGCGCGCAGATGTGGGAGCAGCGCTTCCCGACCATCCTGGCCGCCTGCCGCTCCCACGGCATCGACCCGGTGAGCGAGCCCATCCCGGTGGCGCCCGCCGCGCACTACGCGTCCGGCGGCGTCCGGACCGACCTGCACGGGCGGACCACGGTCCCCGGCCTGTACGCCTGCGGCGAGGTCGCCTGCACCGGTGTGCACGGCGCGAACCGGCTCGCCTCCAACTCGCTGCTGGAGGGTCTGGTCTTCGCCGAGCGGATCGCCGAGGACATCGTCGCCGAGGGGGCCGCCGGCAGCGGCCCGGGCATACCGGTCCCGGCGACCGGCCCGCTGCAGCCCGCCGGCGCCCGGTACGAGGTCCAGCGGATCATGACGCAGGGCGCGGGCGTGCTCCGCTCCGCCGACTCGCTCAGTGCCGCGGCCGACGCCCTGGAAGCGCTGTACGCCACCGCCCTGAACGACCTGGAAGCGCACGGCAAGACCGCCGAGCCGGGTGTGGACACCTGGGAGGCCACGAACCTGCTGTGCGTGGCGCGGGTCCTGGTCGCCGCGGCGCAGCGGCGCGTGGAGACCCGCGGCTGCCACTGGCGCGAGGACCACCCCGAGCGGGACGATGCGCACTGGCGCCGCCACCTCGTCGTCCGGCTCTCGGCGACCGAGAAGCGCGCCCTGGTCGTCGTACCCACCGACTCCGCGGACTTCCCGTCCGTGCACCCCCTGAGCACCCCGAGCCTGGAGCAGTGA